In Micromonospora ferruginea, the sequence AGCGCGATCCCGGCCTCGGTGGCCAGCCACTGCGCGAACCGCTGGTCGTCGAGTCGTCCCGTCTCGTCCTCGGTCACGAGCCCCATCCCTGTCTCGCGGGTCTGCCGACCCGTCATCCTTCGGCGGCCGGCCCGGTCGGCGCCACCGTCCGGTCGGATCGTAGACAGCCGCGAGGCGGTCTCGCCTTCCCGTCGGTCCTGCTGACCGCCGGTGGCCGCCCGCATGTTGAACTTCGCGTGTATGCCGGTCGGACCCGCCGGGCCAGGCCCTAGGCTCTGCGCATGACCGCCGAGCAGCTGATCTCCTTCGCCCGTGGGGCTCCTTCGCTGGACATCGTCGATGTCGAGGGGCTCAAGGCCGCCGCCGTCCGCGCCTTCGACGCCGACCCCGCGGGGGTCACCGCGTACGGCACCTCCGTCGGCTACCCGCCCCTGCGGAAGTGGATCGCCGAGAAGCACGGCGTCGAGGCCGACCAGGTGCTGGTCACGAACGGTTCGCTGCAAGCCGACGCGTTCCTCTTCGACCACCTGGTCCGCCGGGGCGACGCGGTGGTCGTCGAGCGCCCGACGTACGACCGCACGCTGCTCAACCTGCAGCAGATGGGCGGCGAGGTGCACGGCGTGACGATCCAGCCGGACGGTCTGGACACCGCCGAGCTGCGCAAGCTCCTGGAGTCCGGGGTCCGGCCGCGACTGGCCCACGTGATCCCGAACTACCAGAACCCGGCCGGCGTGACGCTCTCCCTGGAGAAGCGTCGTGAGCTGCTGGACCTGGCCGCCGAGTACGAGTTCACGATCTTCGAGGACGACCCGTACGCGGACATCCGGTTCCGGGGCGAGCCGCTGCCGTCGATGCTGTCGATGGATGGCCGGGGTGTGGTGGTGCACGCCTCCAGCTTCACCAAGACCGTCTGCCCGGGCGTCCGGGTCGGTTACCTGGTGGGTCCGGCGGAGCTGATCGCGGCGATCGCCAAGCGGGCGACCAACCTCTACATCTCGCCGGGCATGGTGGCGCAGGCGATCGTGCACGAGTTCTGCGTCTCGGGCGCGATCGACAGGTCGATCCACACGGTCCGCACCGCGTTGGGCGAGCGGGCCGGTGCGCTGGCCGAGTCGCTGCGCCGGCACGTCCCGGAGGCCCGGTTCGTGGAGCCGGACGGCGGCTACTTCCTCTGGGTGGAGCTGCCGGAGGACGTCGAGGTCGACCGGCTGGCGCCGGCCGCGGCCGAGCGCGGCGTGGCGGTGGTGAAGGGCAGTGACTTCATGGTCGACGGCGGTCGGCACGCGCTGCGGTTGGCGTACTCGGCGGTGACCGTGGACCGGATCGACGAGGGCGTCCGGCGGCTCGCCGAGGCGATGGCCGCCGTACGCGGCTGATTTTCTGTCGGGTTTCCGACAGAAAGCCCTTGCAGGCCGGTCCGGCTCTCCCGCCGGGCCGGCCCCCGGCCCACAATGCTGCGAGCGTCGCTCACCTTTCCGGCCGGCGAACCGTCCCGGCCGGGTCGGCGACGCGCCCAGCATCACCCCCGCCCCCAAGGGGTGCCGGGTGGGCCGTGTCGCCCCTCACCCCCCTGACGCGGCCGGCCCGCCCGGCGCCACACGTGAGCGGCAGTCCCGCTCCCCGGCGGCGTAGCCTGCAAGCCGCAGCTTCGCGGAGAGGGGGCGAGAGATGACGGACCGGGTGTCACGCGAGCGAACCGCCGGCCAGCAGGGCGACCGGGCGGTCAGGCCACGCGCCTGGGCGGCCCCGGTACGCGCCATGTCCCGCATCCTCAACGCCGACGGCTCCCCGCGCACGCCGCAGCCGGCCGGCCCCGGCCGCAGCGGGATCGTCGACTGCGGGCTCTACGTCGACGGCGAGCGCCGGCCCGGCCGCCCGCAGTACGCCGAGGCCCTGGCCGCCGCCCGCCGGGAGCGCGACGGCTTCGTCTGGCTCGGCCTGCACGAGCCCGACCTGACCGAGATGACCGAGATCGCCGCCACGTTCGGCCTGCACGAGCTGGCCGTGGAGGACGCGGTCAAGGCCGAGCAGCGGCCGAAGCTGGAGCACTTCGGCGAGATCGTCTTCCTGGTGCTGCGCACCGCCCGCTACTGCGAGCACACCGAGTTGACCGAGAACTCCGAGGTGGTGGAGACCGGCCAGGTGATGCTCTTCATCGGGCCGAACTTCGTGATCAGCGTCCGGCACGGGGACGCCTGCCGGCTGTCGCCGGTCCGGGCCGATCTGGAGGCGAAGCGGGACCTGCTGCGGCAGGGGCCGTGGGCGGTCGCGTACGCGATCACCGACCGGGTGGTCGACCTCTACCTGGAGGTCGCCGACCGGCTGGAGGACGACCTCGACGTGCTGGAGGCGGACGTCTTCGACCGCCAGAGCAGCGGCCGGATCCAGCGGATCTACCAGATGAAGCGGGAACTGGTCGAGTTCAAGCGTGCGGTGGTGCCGTTGCAGCGTCCGCTGATGACCCTCACCTCCCAGGTCAACCGCGCGGTGCCGCAGGAGGTCCGCCGCTACTTCCGGGACGTGCAGGACCACCTCAGCCGTACGGTCGAGCAGGTCAACTCCTACGACGACCTGCTCAACTCGATCCTCCAGGCGCGGCTGGCCCAGGTCACCGTCGACCAGAACAACGACATGCGCAAGATCGCCGCCTGGGCCGCGATCGGTGCGGTGTGGACCGCGATCGCCGGCATCTACGGCATGAACTTCGAGAACATGCCCGAGCTGAAGTGGACGTACGGCTATCCGGGCATCTGGGCCGTCAACCTGGCCCTGTCGTTCGTCCTCTACCGCTGGTTCCGCCGCAACGGCTGGCTCTGACGGCCACGGCCCGGAGCCGGACCGGCCTGGACGCGGAAGCGCCGGCCACGCGGGACGTGCCCGCGTGCCGGCGCTGCTCCGACGGCCGGATCGAGGCTCAGCGGCGACCGCCGGCCTTGGCGGCGTTGCGGCCGTTCTGCGCGGCCTTGGTGATGTCGTCGGCCGGGCGGCCGGAGACGTCCCGGGCGCCCTCGGCGACCGAGGGGACCTGGCTGTTCGGGTGGATCACCGGCTCGGCGGCGGGCGTCGTGGTCGACGCGCTGCTGCCGCCCGCCACCGGCGAGCTGCCGGCGCCGGTCGGGCCGGCCTGGGTCACCTTCGCGGTCGCGTCCGGGGTCTCCACCACGATGGTGTCCACGTCCTCCCGCATCGGCTCCAGCTTGTCCCGACCGGTCGGGGCGACCGCGCCGGTCGGGTCGTACTCGGCCCACTCCTGCTGCTCGCGGCGGCGACGCATGGCCATCGCCCCGGCCAGGCCGGCGACCGTGCCGGCGACCAGCAGGCCCGCGGTCATGCCCCGCGACCTGCGCTGCTTCTTCTTCCCCGTCTTCATGTTCTTCGCCTTCTTCGTCAGCGCGGACTTCTTCGCCGCCGCGGCCTTGCGGCCGGTCAGCGCCTTGTCCGTGGCCTCGGCCCGGGCGTTGCGCACGGCCAGGAGCACCGGCGCGAGCGCGGCGGCGCTCGACGCGACGCCGCTGGACGCCCGGTCCCGGACCAGGACCGCGGTGGGTGCGACCGCGACCCGGGCTGCCTGGACCCGCGGGCCGACCGTGGCGCCGGCACCCTTCGCCGCGTGCGT encodes:
- a CDS encoding PLP-dependent aminotransferase family protein; the protein is MTAEQLISFARGAPSLDIVDVEGLKAAAVRAFDADPAGVTAYGTSVGYPPLRKWIAEKHGVEADQVLVTNGSLQADAFLFDHLVRRGDAVVVERPTYDRTLLNLQQMGGEVHGVTIQPDGLDTAELRKLLESGVRPRLAHVIPNYQNPAGVTLSLEKRRELLDLAAEYEFTIFEDDPYADIRFRGEPLPSMLSMDGRGVVVHASSFTKTVCPGVRVGYLVGPAELIAAIAKRATNLYISPGMVAQAIVHEFCVSGAIDRSIHTVRTALGERAGALAESLRRHVPEARFVEPDGGYFLWVELPEDVEVDRLAPAAAERGVAVVKGSDFMVDGGRHALRLAYSAVTVDRIDEGVRRLAEAMAAVRG
- the corA gene encoding magnesium/cobalt transporter CorA, encoding MTDRVSRERTAGQQGDRAVRPRAWAAPVRAMSRILNADGSPRTPQPAGPGRSGIVDCGLYVDGERRPGRPQYAEALAAARRERDGFVWLGLHEPDLTEMTEIAATFGLHELAVEDAVKAEQRPKLEHFGEIVFLVLRTARYCEHTELTENSEVVETGQVMLFIGPNFVISVRHGDACRLSPVRADLEAKRDLLRQGPWAVAYAITDRVVDLYLEVADRLEDDLDVLEADVFDRQSSGRIQRIYQMKRELVEFKRAVVPLQRPLMTLTSQVNRAVPQEVRRYFRDVQDHLSRTVEQVNSYDDLLNSILQARLAQVTVDQNNDMRKIAAWAAIGAVWTAIAGIYGMNFENMPELKWTYGYPGIWAVNLALSFVLYRWFRRNGWL